The stretch of DNA ACCATATATTTTGCATCCGAATCATTTACGGCATATTCAATTTCTCTTTCGACATACATCGGATTAACTTGAACTGCTATCCCTCCCAATCGGAATACAGCAAATAAACTAAAAATATAATGAGGGCAGTTAGGCAGCATAATTCCTAAGCTATCTCCCTTTTGGAAGCCAATTCGATACAAAGATGCAGCAAGCCATTCTGAAATAGCTCTGGTCTCTTTGTAACTCCATGACCTTTCATAAAAAGTAAGGGCTGGTTTTTCTCCATGAATAGTTGCTGCCTGCTGCAAAAGATCGAATAGCGAATCATAGTCTACGGAAACGTCTTTATTAATCCTTGGATCATAAAACTTTAGCCATGGCTTTTGAGAATAAATCATCAAATCTCCTCCTAATCACAACAAGTTATTAGCCACTTAAATTATTGTTTTAAAATAGGTTTTTGTAAACGCATCCAAATCGACATATTTCCGCATTTTTCTAACGTTTTACTTCTAATTACAAAAAAAATACCGAGTAAATTTGGTTATCTAGAGAAGATTGATGATTTATGTCGAAATTTTCATTCTTGTTCACACAATTTTCGAATCTATAAATCACCTATTTACAGTGTTAATGTTATTCCAAACTATCTTTCTCATTTTAAAAACCTTTATATGCTTGTCGGTAGATATTCGCCAATTCTGTTACAAGAGGTTGTTTTGGGTTTGCAATCGTATCTTGGTCATCGAAGGCATTTTCGGCTAATCTATTTACTTTTTCTTCAAATTCTGCTTTGCATATTCCAGTTTCTTCGATACTTCTTGGTAATTCCAATTCAACAATAAGATTCATGATTGCTTTAACTAAACTCTCTACACCTTCTTCTGCAGTCACTGCAGGCAGACCCAGCATTTTTGCAATCTCCGCATAACGCTGGTCAGCAATAAAGTGTTCATATTTAGGATATGTCATAAATTTATTAGGCTTTTGTCCATTGTACCGAATCACATGCGGCAACATGATGGCGTTTGCACGGCCATGTGCGATACTAAATTCAGCACCAAGTGCATGGGCAAGACTATGGTTAATGCCTAAGAATGAATTAGCAAATGCCATACCTGCTATGGTTGAGGCGTTGTGCATTTTTTCACGGGCAAGTTCATCATTGCCATTACGGTAAGCCTTTGGTAAGTACTCAAATACTAATTGGATTGCCTTCAATGCTAACCCATCGGTAAAATCATTTGCCAGCACTGAAACATATGCCTCAATAGCATGTGTTAAAACATCAATCCCCGTATCTGCTGTAACATGTTTAGGGACACTCATAACAAATTGAGGGTCGACAATAGCCACATCTGGCGTGAGTTGAAAATCTGCTAGCGGATATTTGATATTTGTTTTTCTATCCGAAATAACCGAGAAGGAGGTTACCTCAGAACCTGTTCCAGAAGTGGTTGGTATTGCAACAAGAATTGCCTTACCACGAAGGGCAGGAAATTTAACCACTCTCTTACTGGGATCGAAGAATTTTAGCTTTAAACTATCAAAATCTGCTTTTGGATGTTCATAGAATAACCACATTGCCTTTACAGCGTCCATGACAGAGCCGCCTCCCAGAGCAATAAGACAGTCAGGCTGGAATTTTCTCATCCTGTCTGCACCTCTCTTAGCCACTTCAATGTCTGGCTCAGATTCAATATCATAAAGCACTTCATATTGGATATTGCCAGGATGCTTTTCTAATTGATAAAGCACTTTATCGATCGACCCATTTTTCATTTGACTTGAACTTGTTACAATAAAAACTTTCGAAATTCCAGGAATGGAAGAAAGCACCTGAATGGAGTTTTTTTCAAAAAATATTTGTGATGGAACTTTAAACCATTGTGTCATGTTTCTCCTTTTTGCAACTTTTTTAATGTTTAATAGATTAGCTGTGCCGACATTCTGTGACACTGAGTTCCCTCCATATGTTCCGCACCCAATTGTTAAGGACGGCAAAGATGTGTTATAGATATCACCAATCGCACCATGGGTGGATGGTGTATTAACCATAATTCTTCCAGCTTTCATTCGAAGGGCAAAGGTATCAATCACATTTTGATTTGCTGTATGAATAGCTGCTGAGTGGCCAAGTCCCCCGTATTCAAGTGTTTCTTCAGCAATCAGCAGCCCTTCAGCCAAACTATTTACTTTATAGCAAGCGAGAATAGGGCTCAATTTTTCACAGGAGAGAGGATATTTCGGACCTACACCTTTTAATTCAACAATTAATATTTTTGTATTTATAGGAACATTCACTCCTGCCATTTTTGCAATCATATAGGCGGGTAACCCAACAATCAGTGGATTTAAAGAAGCACTTTTTTCATCTATAACAGCCTTTTCAATTATTTGTCTTTCTTCATTATTTAAGAAATAACAATTGTTTTCAATCAATTCTCGTTTTACTTCATCATAAATCTCATGGTCAATTATAAGTGCTTGTTCAGAGGCACAAATCATTCCATTGTCAAATGTTTTGGATAGAATAATGTCATTTACGGCTCGTTTAATATTTGCACTTTTCTCAATATAACAAGGAACATTTCCAGCTCCAACACCAAGTGCTGGTTTTCCTGAACTATATGCCGCTTTCACTAAGTTAGGTCCACCTGTCGCAAGGATGAGAGAAATCTTTGGATGTTTCATTAGGGTCTGAAATGCTTCGTGGGAGGGGATTTCAATCCATTGGATGCAATTCCCGGGTGCTCCTGCCTTTATTGCAGCTGCTTTGAGAAGCTTTGCAGTTTCAACACAGCATTTTTGCGCATATTTCGGAAAGGCAAAGATAATTGGATTCCTAGTTTTAAGAGATATCAATGCTTTAAAGATAACAGTGGATGTTGGATTCGTGATAGGGATAACACCAGCTATGACACCTACTGGCTCGGCCATCTCTACCATCCCCTCATGCTCATTTTCACTGATTACTCCAACTGTTTTTAGATCTCTAATGTTGTTGTAGATGAACTCTGTCGCAAACATATTTTTGAATACCTTATCTTCATATACCCCTCTTCGTGTTTCTTCCACAGCAAGCTTTGCCAAATCTTTGTGGTGCTCAAGGGCAGTATAGGCCATTTGCTTGACGATTTCGTCCACAATTTCTTGATTGTAGCAGCGATATTCCGCTAACGCCTTTGCTCCATTTTTAGCGAGGATATCAATACTTGCTTCAACATGTTGTTTCTCGTTTACAACTCTTTCTTCGACTGCCATTTCAAATCCCTCCAAATCTATCTTTCCAAGAAGAAATGTTCTTTTTAATCCATTAATCTTTACTGGCTAAAATATATCATGTTGATTAATGCAAATTTTGTCGAAATACGCCAAAAAACGAATGAATATTCATTCATTTTTTAAAGTTTCACAAAATGTTCAAATACTACCCTATTCCACTCAAAAGAACATAAAAACCGCACCCCATTATTTAGGGATGCGGTTCTTAAAATAAATCAACCTGTATTACGTAATCCAGCTGATATTCCACTGATTGTAAGAAGTACCTCAGTGATTAATTCCTCTGAAGGCTCTTCCTGATTTCTTAATTGTTTAATTAATTCAACCTGTAAAAAGTTCAAAGGATCCACATAAGGATTTCTTCGATAAACAGAGTCTTTAATGTTTGGGGTGTGATCAAGCAATTCTTTATCACCTGTTATTTTAAGCAGAACCTCTTTTGTTTTTTCGTACTCTTCAAGAATATTAGAAAAAATTCGCTCAGCAATCTTTTGGTCTTCCACTAGTGATAAATATTCCTTGGCTGTTGTGATATCTGCTTTCATCAATGCCATTTGAAGGTTATCAATCGTTGAGCGGAAAAATGGCCACTTTTCATACATCTTCTTCAATTGCTGTAGATTTTGTTCACCTTTTGAAGCATAGCTATCTAATCCCGTACCTGCAGCATACCATGCAGGAAGAAGCTGCCTGCTTTGTGTCCAAGCAAACACCCAAGGAATAGCTCTCAAATCCTCAAATCGACCGCGGTTTTTCCTGCTCATCGGTCTAGAACCAATGTTTAAGTCCCCAAGTTCTCTTAATGGAGTTGCTTCATTAAAATAAGTTAGGAAGTCTGAATCTCCAAAAACAAGTGATTGATATTTCTTTAGAGAAACGCCAGAAATCTCTTCTATGGCTAATTCCCATGATTCATCCCTCAAGTTTCCATGTTCTGCCTCTTTTGAAACATGAGCTGTCGCCAGCATAAGGGTCGAGGTTGCCTGCTCTAAACTACGATAAGCAATATCTTCAAGCAAATAACGCGAAGACAGCACTTCACCTTGTTCGGTAATTTTCACTCCATCACCAATTGTTTCAGCCGGTTGTGAAAGTAGACTTTTATTAAGTGGACCGCCCCCACGACCAAGAGATCCCCCTCGTCCATGGAAAAACTTCAACCCAATTTGATATTTATTGGCCATTTCATGAATTTCAAGCTGTGCCTTATATAACTTCCAATTTGCTGTTAACGTACCGCCATCCTTACTACCATCTGAATATCCAAGCATGATCTCCTGTTGATTGTTCATTACTTCTAGATGATTTCGATAAACAGGCATGTTGAACAAAGTTTCCATAATTTCTGGACCAGCTGTTAAATCATCAATCGTTTCAAGTAATGGTGCTACATTTAATTGACTTTCAACTGTTCCGTCGGCATGAAGACGGTAAATACCTGCCTCTTTTGCTAATACAAGTACTTCAAGTAAATCACTTGGCGATTTTGTCATACTAACAAGATAAACGGAAATCGAGCGTGCACCAAATTCTTTATGTGCATTTCTGATCATATGAAATACCTGAATCATTTGCTGTGTTTCAGGTGTATAATCTTCATTTAATAATAGAAGCGGCCTTGGGTCCATTAAAATACTTTCTAGCAGCTTGACCTTTTCATCTTCTGAAAGCTCTGCATAATTATCAGAAATGCGTACTTTTCGCAAAATTTCTGTAATGGCTGCCTCGTGTTCACCACTATGATTGCGAATATCAAGTGTAGCTAAATGGAAGCCGAAAAGCTGTACCTGACGTATTAACTTTTGGATTGTCTTCAACTCATGTGCTGCAGGATGATGGTTATTTAAACTTCTTTTAACTAAGTATAAATCTTCTAATAACTCCTCTGCTGAAAGATATCCTAGTTCAGATTTGCCCACTTGTTTTAATCTTTCAATAATAATGGCAAATTTTCTGCGATACACTTCTGATTTAATTGGCCATTTCATGTCATCTGTTAGGAACTTGTCCTCTTCAACGTCTAGGGATTGAATTAATTCTGTACTAACTTCTACCCTTGTTGTGGAATGACTATAACGTTTCATTAAATCGACAAGGACGTTTTTATATTTCTTTAAGACAAGCTTACGCTGCTTTTGTAATGTTGCCCATGTAACGTCAGGAGTAACGTTTGGGTTGCCATCCCGATCGCCGCCAATCCAAGAACCAAATTTAAGAAAATTAGGCACGTCCCATTTATTCGTTGAGTAATTCTTCTCTAAACAATCTTCGACTTCACGGTGTATTTCAGGAAGAACTTCAAACAAGGTCTGATCGAAATAATACAGCCCGTTTCTCACCTCATCCAATACAGTCGGCTTATTATGGCGAAGTTCATCTGTTTGCCAAAGAATGGTTACTTCATTAAACAAACTCTCTTCTAGCTTCCGACGTTCTCTTTTTGTTAAGAGAGGATGATCTAGTTTCTTTAATAAAGCGGCTATACGTTGTTGTATTTCCAAAATTGAACGTTTCGCTGCCTCTGTAGGATGCGCTGTAATAACCAGCTCAAGGGACAATTTGTTTAAGACATTTTGAATCATATCTTCGCTGATATTATTTTCCTTTAAAGAAAGAATGGCACTCTCAATGGAGTCGGGTTGAACGATTGTATCGTCCTCTAAATGGTATTGTCGCTTTCTCCGAATTCGGTGATTTTGTTCAGCTATGTTGATTAAATGAAAATACATTGAAAATGCGCGTATGACTTGTTTTCTCATTGGGCTGCTGAGGTTAGTAATCTCTTGTTTTAATTCAGAATAAATATCTTGATCATATTGGTTCCTAAGTGTTTTACACATAATACGTATTTTTTCTACTTTATCTAATAGCTCAGTTCCCCCATGACTGACAAGGATTTCACCAAGTATTTGTCCAAGTAATTTAACATCGCGGCGAAGTGGAAGACTGCTGTCATTCACTTTCAAATCTGTACTCATGCTTTCACCTTCCCTGTACTAGTTCAAAGACTAAATTTTTTATTTATTAATATAACATATCTTTTAGCCTTCTGTAAAAAAAATTTTTAGAATAGTTAAAAAAAGCAACCCGAAATTTATTCGGATTGCGTAAGTTGATTTTTTTATCTTTGGTTAAATTCCTCGAGTTTAGAGGAGATAGCTGCTGCCACTTCTTCTGTTGATTTCGGGATTGCATTTTTAAATAATGAATTGGCCAATGAACCTAATGCCCCACTGGCATTAATTTCAAGAAATCCAGTCAACAAAGTTTTATTCGTATTAAGTGCTTGTGCTTCAAAATAACCTTCACCAATATACTTTTCATTGGTCCGCCTTAATTCAAAGCTTACTCTAGTTGGTTCATTCCACTCTTTAATATCAATTACAAGGCTTACCTTTTTTTTCATGATACCAAGGTCACTTTTAAACTCCCATGTAATTAAAGTCTCATTTATTTGCTCATGTTGGATATATCCTGGAACGAGTGGTGCCCAATTATTTGCATCCCTGACGAAGTCCCAGATTACGTTTATGGGGATAGCTAATTCTATTTGTTGCATTTCGCTAGGCATTCGGTATCCCTCTTTCTTATTAATTGTAAAAGACCTTCATTATTCTGAAGGTCTTTTTTTTATTTATATGATTCATGGTGACTTTATAGACAAAAAGATTGATTATCAACTTGGTATCTTTTAAGATTTAGGTTAATTGACTGTTATATATTTCAATTTTTGAGTTTGGAGGTAAATGTTGGTGAAAGCCTTTCAGTATGTACTATTTTTTATTGGATTAACACTTTTCGGTTTAGGGAATGCCATTGCAGTAAAAGTGAAATATGTTGGTTTACACCCCTGGGAGGTTTTAAATGTAGCCTTGTATGAACATTTTGGACTTACCATAGGGACTTGGGGAGTTATATGCGGATTAGTCTTGATTAGCATATCCTTTTTTACGGCTCGAAGATATATTAGCGTTGGAACTTTCCTAAATGCCCTTTTAATTGGACCCATTATGGACTTCTTTCTATGGTTAAACATATTACCTGAGGCTACAAATTCTTGGATTGATTATTTGATATTACTCGTTGCTATTGTAATTGCTGGGATCGGCGGAGGTATGTATGTTGCGGCAGGTCTTGGCGCCGGACCTCGGGATGGTTTTATGCTCTCTATTTCAAATAAAACAAAATTATCTGTTAGTCAAGCACGTATGCTGGTTGAAAGCTTTGTGCTAATAATTGGTTTTATATTGGGAGGACCAGTATTTATTGCAACCTTCGTATATACATTAATCCAAAGTCCAGTTTTCCAAAAATCTTTAGTACTCTTTACTAGTTTGGGTGAACTATATAAAAATAAGAAAAAACCAATTAGAGAAGACGTGTATCTATAGGATACACGTCTTCTCTAATACAGCTATATAACTTCAACTCTATCACTACTAAAATCTCGATAATAATTTTGGGTAGCTAAGTTAT from Neobacillus sp. CF12 encodes:
- the adhE gene encoding bifunctional acetaldehyde-CoA/alcohol dehydrogenase, which gives rise to MAVEERVVNEKQHVEASIDILAKNGAKALAEYRCYNQEIVDEIVKQMAYTALEHHKDLAKLAVEETRRGVYEDKVFKNMFATEFIYNNIRDLKTVGVISENEHEGMVEMAEPVGVIAGVIPITNPTSTVIFKALISLKTRNPIIFAFPKYAQKCCVETAKLLKAAAIKAGAPGNCIQWIEIPSHEAFQTLMKHPKISLILATGGPNLVKAAYSSGKPALGVGAGNVPCYIEKSANIKRAVNDIILSKTFDNGMICASEQALIIDHEIYDEVKRELIENNCYFLNNEERQIIEKAVIDEKSASLNPLIVGLPAYMIAKMAGVNVPINTKILIVELKGVGPKYPLSCEKLSPILACYKVNSLAEGLLIAEETLEYGGLGHSAAIHTANQNVIDTFALRMKAGRIMVNTPSTHGAIGDIYNTSLPSLTIGCGTYGGNSVSQNVGTANLLNIKKVAKRRNMTQWFKVPSQIFFEKNSIQVLSSIPGISKVFIVTSSSQMKNGSIDKVLYQLEKHPGNIQYEVLYDIESEPDIEVAKRGADRMRKFQPDCLIALGGGSVMDAVKAMWLFYEHPKADFDSLKLKFFDPSKRVVKFPALRGKAILVAIPTTSGTGSEVTSFSVISDRKTNIKYPLADFQLTPDVAIVDPQFVMSVPKHVTADTGIDVLTHAIEAYVSVLANDFTDGLALKAIQLVFEYLPKAYRNGNDELAREKMHNASTIAGMAFANSFLGINHSLAHALGAEFSIAHGRANAIMLPHVIRYNGQKPNKFMTYPKYEHFIADQRYAEIAKMLGLPAVTAEEGVESLVKAIMNLIVELELPRSIEETGICKAEFEEKVNRLAENAFDDQDTIANPKQPLVTELANIYRQAYKGF
- the ppc gene encoding phosphoenolpyruvate carboxylase — translated: MSTDLKVNDSSLPLRRDVKLLGQILGEILVSHGGTELLDKVEKIRIMCKTLRNQYDQDIYSELKQEITNLSSPMRKQVIRAFSMYFHLINIAEQNHRIRRKRQYHLEDDTIVQPDSIESAILSLKENNISEDMIQNVLNKLSLELVITAHPTEAAKRSILEIQQRIAALLKKLDHPLLTKRERRKLEESLFNEVTILWQTDELRHNKPTVLDEVRNGLYYFDQTLFEVLPEIHREVEDCLEKNYSTNKWDVPNFLKFGSWIGGDRDGNPNVTPDVTWATLQKQRKLVLKKYKNVLVDLMKRYSHSTTRVEVSTELIQSLDVEEDKFLTDDMKWPIKSEVYRRKFAIIIERLKQVGKSELGYLSAEELLEDLYLVKRSLNNHHPAAHELKTIQKLIRQVQLFGFHLATLDIRNHSGEHEAAITEILRKVRISDNYAELSEDEKVKLLESILMDPRPLLLLNEDYTPETQQMIQVFHMIRNAHKEFGARSISVYLVSMTKSPSDLLEVLVLAKEAGIYRLHADGTVESQLNVAPLLETIDDLTAGPEIMETLFNMPVYRNHLEVMNNQQEIMLGYSDGSKDGGTLTANWKLYKAQLEIHEMANKYQIGLKFFHGRGGSLGRGGGPLNKSLLSQPAETIGDGVKITEQGEVLSSRYLLEDIAYRSLEQATSTLMLATAHVSKEAEHGNLRDESWELAIEEISGVSLKKYQSLVFGDSDFLTYFNEATPLRELGDLNIGSRPMSRKNRGRFEDLRAIPWVFAWTQSRQLLPAWYAAGTGLDSYASKGEQNLQQLKKMYEKWPFFRSTIDNLQMALMKADITTAKEYLSLVEDQKIAERIFSNILEEYEKTKEVLLKITGDKELLDHTPNIKDSVYRRNPYVDPLNFLQVELIKQLRNQEEPSEELITEVLLTISGISAGLRNTG
- a CDS encoding SRPBCC family protein: MPSEMQQIELAIPINVIWDFVRDANNWAPLVPGYIQHEQINETLITWEFKSDLGIMKKKVSLVIDIKEWNEPTRVSFELRRTNEKYIGEGYFEAQALNTNKTLLTGFLEINASGALGSLANSLFKNAIPKSTEEVAAAISSKLEEFNQR